In Mycobacterium gallinarum, a single window of DNA contains:
- the cysT gene encoding sulfate ABC transporter permease subunit CysT — translation MTAALDDEATRPKSTGSGGAGPPRGFFRSRYGSTRLRVGVATTWLSVIVLLPLAAIVWQSAGGGWAAFWQAITSNGALESFRVTLTVSLAVAVVNLFFGLIVAWVLTRDDFPGKRYVDAIIDLPFALPTIVASLVMLALYGPNSPVGISLQQTIWGIGIALAFVTLPFVVRSVQPVLLELDREVEEAAASLGADNFTIFRLVILPALLPSLLSGAGLAFSRAIGEYGSVVLIGGAVPGETEVSSQYIRQLIEFDDRTGAAAVSIVLLVISFVVLFILRTIGSRAAKREELAA, via the coding sequence ATGACAGCTGCTCTTGACGACGAGGCGACCCGGCCGAAATCCACCGGGAGTGGTGGAGCCGGGCCGCCTCGCGGCTTCTTCAGGAGCCGCTACGGCAGCACGCGGCTGCGCGTCGGCGTCGCGACGACATGGCTGTCGGTCATTGTGCTGCTGCCGCTCGCCGCGATCGTGTGGCAATCGGCAGGCGGCGGCTGGGCCGCGTTCTGGCAGGCGATCACCTCCAACGGCGCGCTCGAGTCGTTCCGTGTCACGTTGACGGTGTCGCTGGCGGTCGCGGTCGTCAACCTGTTCTTCGGATTGATCGTCGCGTGGGTGCTGACACGCGACGACTTTCCCGGAAAGCGCTACGTCGACGCGATCATCGACCTGCCGTTCGCGCTGCCGACCATCGTCGCCAGCCTCGTGATGTTGGCCCTGTACGGCCCCAACAGTCCGGTTGGCATCTCGCTCCAGCAGACCATCTGGGGCATCGGCATCGCGCTGGCGTTCGTCACGTTGCCGTTCGTCGTTCGTTCGGTGCAACCGGTGCTGCTGGAACTGGACCGGGAGGTCGAGGAGGCGGCGGCGTCGTTGGGTGCCGACAACTTCACCATCTTCCGGCTGGTGATCCTGCCCGCGCTGCTGCCGTCGCTGCTGTCAGGAGCGGGCCTGGCTTTCTCCCGCGCGATCGGCGAGTACGGTTCCGTCGTGCTCATCGGCGGTGCGGTTCCGGGCGAGACAGAGGTCTCTTCCCAGTACATCCGCCAACTCATCGAGTTCGACGATCGGACCGGCGCCGCAGCGGTATCCATTGTGCTGCTGGTCATTTCGTTCGTCGTCCTGTTCATTCTTC